In one window of Leptospira sp. WS92.C1 DNA:
- a CDS encoding SDR family NAD(P)-dependent oxidoreductase, producing MFTNKTIVITGSARGIGKVCAKNFALKGGTVVVSDLDSSFLEQTVKELEFLKQGKIFGKVCDVRDKLQIKELAEYSYKTTGTLDIWINNAGIIKDDLLLRMSEEKWDEVFDVNLKGAFLGTQAAAKYMIKKEWGRIINVGSVSGFYGNGGQSNYSSAKAGLMTLTKSCARELASRNVTVNCVASGFIDNQFAAGVPQEAKEKILATIPLKIGRNPEEAISSAIHFFASEEADWITGTTLRVDGGMMIGF from the coding sequence ATGTTCACAAATAAAACGATAGTAATCACCGGTTCCGCAAGAGGAATCGGAAAAGTATGCGCTAAAAATTTCGCGCTAAAAGGCGGAACCGTTGTGGTCTCCGATTTGGACTCGAGTTTTTTGGAACAGACAGTGAAAGAATTGGAATTTCTTAAACAAGGAAAAATTTTTGGAAAAGTTTGCGATGTAAGAGATAAACTTCAGATCAAAGAACTTGCCGAATATTCATATAAAACGACCGGAACTCTGGATATTTGGATCAACAACGCCGGAATCATCAAAGACGATCTTCTTTTGAGAATGAGCGAAGAAAAATGGGACGAGGTTTTTGACGTAAATTTAAAGGGCGCTTTTTTAGGGACCCAGGCCGCGGCAAAGTATATGATCAAAAAAGAATGGGGACGAATCATCAATGTCGGTTCCGTTTCCGGATTTTACGGAAACGGAGGACAATCCAACTATTCCTCCGCAAAGGCAGGGCTCATGACTCTTACGAAATCCTGCGCCAGAGAACTGGCTTCGAGAAATGTCACGGTCAACTGTGTTGCCTCCGGTTTTATCGATAACCAATTTGCCGCAGGAGTTCCCCAAGAAGCCAAAGAAAAAATCCTGGCTACGATCCCGTTGAAAATCGGTAGAAATCCCGAAGAAGCAATTTCTTCCGCAATTCACTTTTTTGCCTCAGAAGAGGCGGATTGGATCACGGGCACAACTCTTCGCGTAGACGGGGGAATGATGATCGGTTTCTGA
- a CDS encoding UDP-3-O-acyl-N-acetylglucosamine deacetylase: protein MQISTDSQKISELKQSRYPNSLRFPEHFKDKSYAFFSGESYTISKPFVLQGISTLENKLSTIIVKPAFGAFSKFSHLQFSQDLKPEFCIKGNHNIQLGEVKIIEHPIALMSAFGFYLDFDLEQPSFPTFDFCDQVYLDGIRDNFQKIGDIPCFTVKKSFVIIWEKGYCILEPDDGDQILSLDHQVSYPGDTVGNARIKADMSPQLFAYIASARTTAFRSGVEAEKFYQIGMTGGLKDYPFTLENVILLNEEKIFNPREKFESQGLNYEFLAHELIDILAWIRFVEEEYKGRFVGKMTTYLFDHHKQIDIAQFVCDRNRFSEIGIRIL from the coding sequence ATGCAGATTTCCACCGATTCTCAAAAAATTTCGGAGCTAAAACAATCTCGATATCCAAATTCTCTTCGATTTCCGGAACATTTTAAGGACAAGAGTTATGCCTTTTTTTCCGGAGAATCGTATACGATTTCAAAACCCTTTGTTTTACAGGGGATATCGACTCTTGAAAATAAACTCTCGACGATCATAGTCAAACCCGCTTTCGGCGCTTTTTCAAAATTCTCCCATCTTCAATTCTCGCAGGATTTAAAACCCGAGTTTTGTATTAAAGGAAATCATAATATTCAATTGGGCGAGGTAAAAATCATAGAACATCCGATCGCTTTGATGTCCGCATTCGGATTTTATCTTGATTTCGATCTGGAACAACCCAGCTTTCCCACGTTTGATTTTTGCGATCAGGTTTACTTGGACGGAATTCGTGATAACTTTCAGAAGATAGGCGATATTCCTTGTTTCACCGTAAAAAAGTCGTTTGTGATCATTTGGGAAAAAGGGTATTGTATCTTGGAGCCGGATGATGGTGATCAAATCCTTTCGTTGGATCATCAGGTCAGCTATCCCGGAGATACTGTTGGAAACGCGAGAATCAAGGCGGATATGAGTCCGCAATTGTTTGCATATATCGCGTCTGCGAGAACAACCGCGTTTCGTTCCGGAGTCGAAGCTGAAAAGTTTTATCAAATCGGAATGACCGGTGGTCTGAAAGACTATCCTTTTACGTTAGAAAACGTAATTTTGTTAAACGAAGAGAAAATATTCAATCCTCGGGAAAAATTCGAATCCCAAGGATTGAATTATGAATTTCTTGCACACGAACTGATCGATATTCTCGCTTGGATCCGGTTTGTAGAAGAAGAATACAAAGGAAGATTTGTCGGAAAGATGACAACTTATCTTTTTGATCATCACAAACAAATAGACATCGCGCAATTCGTATGCGATCGAAACCGATTTTCTGAAATCGGAATTCGAATTTTGTAA
- the rplU gene encoding 50S ribosomal protein L21 yields MYAIISVGNRQYKVTQDQEFLTEKTGKNAGESFDAKVLLFAESSNKVHIGQPELKTARVSLKVLEDVKGDKIHAYVYKRRKNYQKAWGHRQQLQKVKVVSLSAV; encoded by the coding sequence ATGTACGCTATTATTTCAGTTGGAAACAGACAATACAAGGTAACCCAGGATCAGGAATTCCTGACCGAAAAAACCGGCAAAAATGCGGGCGAATCCTTTGACGCGAAAGTTCTTCTTTTCGCAGAATCCAGCAATAAAGTTCATATCGGCCAACCCGAGCTCAAAACCGCTCGTGTTTCCCTGAAAGTTCTGGAAGACGTAAAAGGGGATAAGATTCACGCCTACGTTTACAAAAGAAGAAAGAACTACCAAAAAGCTTGGGGTCATAGACAACAACTTCAGAAAGTTAAGGTCGTTTCCCTCTCTGCGGTTTGA
- a CDS encoding ribosomal-processing cysteine protease Prp, translated as MIAIRITRKEDLYSSLESEGHSPTSLGKKGENLLCSAVSVLVQTLYLHLLQTGNVQPAEIRDGYLRFEILPKDSVLIHNSFDLILSGLRNLKNQYPKEIELIGVPEDGT; from the coding sequence TTGATCGCCATTCGGATCACTCGCAAAGAGGATTTGTATTCTTCCTTGGAAAGTGAGGGACATTCCCCAACTTCCTTGGGAAAAAAAGGTGAGAATCTTCTCTGCTCTGCCGTCTCGGTCCTGGTTCAGACTCTTTATCTGCACCTTCTCCAAACCGGCAACGTGCAACCCGCTGAGATCCGCGACGGATATCTTCGGTTTGAGATTCTTCCCAAAGACAGTGTTTTAATTCATAATAGTTTTGATTTGATTCTTTCGGGCCTTAGAAACCTGAAGAACCAATATCCGAAAGAAATTGAACTGATAGGAGTACCAGAAGATGGCACATAA
- the rpmA gene encoding 50S ribosomal protein L27: MAHKKGGGSSKNGRDSNSQRLGVKRFGGESVLAGNILVRQRGTKFRPGNNVGLGKDHTLFALVHGKVKFEMVSKLKMQVSVYPE; encoded by the coding sequence ATGGCACATAAGAAAGGTGGTGGATCCTCTAAGAACGGCCGGGATTCGAATTCCCAGAGACTCGGAGTAAAAAGATTCGGCGGAGAATCCGTTCTCGCCGGAAACATTCTCGTTCGTCAAAGAGGAACTAAGTTTCGTCCGGGCAATAACGTTGGACTTGGAAAAGATCATACTCTCTTTGCTCTTGTTCACGGAAAAGTAAAGTTCGAAATGGTTTCCAAGTTGAAAATGCAGGTTTCCGTTTACCCGGAATAA
- the obgE gene encoding GTPase ObgE, with product MESFVDEVAIEVYAGHGGAGSVHFRREKYVEFGGPDGGDGGIGGNVILRPNLSMYTLDKYLSKRKFKAEAGFPGVGDNCSGKKGEDLTLFVPLGTQIYDEETGDLLFDFVSDTQEYVVVRGGRGGKGNTHFKSSTNQTPRFAQPGEDGEYKFLRLSLKLLADVGIVGLPNAGKSTLISKITDAHPKIAGYAFTTLSPNLGVVKRRGDIFRFTIADIPGIIEGASMGIGLGLSFLRHIERVRGILYLFDSTSLDIEEDLKMLRNELSTYNPELLNRPYLIVLNKIDIWDDPEFTKDLISKVSHLGKVVAISADQETNLEELLTTMDETFFKEEIEKVLNPKESKQILSSSENTELE from the coding sequence ATGGAATCCTTTGTAGACGAAGTTGCCATAGAAGTTTACGCCGGACACGGCGGGGCCGGTTCCGTACATTTTCGCAGAGAAAAGTATGTTGAATTCGGCGGACCCGACGGAGGCGACGGCGGAATCGGAGGAAACGTGATTCTTCGTCCCAACCTTTCCATGTATACCCTGGACAAATATCTTTCCAAACGAAAGTTCAAAGCGGAAGCAGGCTTTCCCGGAGTCGGAGACAACTGTTCCGGCAAAAAGGGAGAGGACCTCACTCTTTTTGTACCTCTCGGAACTCAAATCTATGACGAAGAAACGGGCGACCTTCTCTTTGACTTTGTTTCCGATACTCAGGAATACGTTGTGGTTCGCGGAGGCCGCGGCGGCAAAGGCAATACACATTTCAAATCTTCGACAAATCAAACCCCTCGTTTTGCACAACCGGGCGAAGACGGAGAATATAAATTTCTTCGTCTTTCTCTCAAACTTTTAGCGGATGTGGGAATCGTAGGGCTCCCCAACGCAGGCAAGTCGACTCTGATCTCAAAGATCACGGACGCGCATCCCAAGATCGCGGGTTATGCGTTTACAACTCTTTCACCGAACCTCGGGGTCGTTAAACGAAGAGGCGATATCTTTCGTTTTACAATCGCGGATATTCCGGGAATTATCGAAGGCGCGAGTATGGGAATCGGTCTAGGCCTTTCCTTTTTACGTCATATCGAACGTGTCAGAGGAATTCTCTATCTTTTTGATTCGACTTCTTTGGATATCGAGGAAGATCTCAAGATGCTTCGGAACGAACTTTCCACTTACAATCCGGAACTTCTCAATCGTCCTTATCTCATCGTGCTCAACAAGATCGACATTTGGGACGATCCCGAATTTACAAAAGATCTGATCTCCAAGGTTTCTCATCTGGGAAAAGTCGTCGCGATTTCCGCCGATCAAGAAACCAATTTAGAGGAACTATTAACAACTATGGACGAGACCTTTTTCAAAGAAGAGATCGAAAAAGTCCTCAACCCCAAAGAATCCAAACAGATTCTTTCCTCTTCGGAAAATACAGAATTAGAGTAA
- the proB gene encoding glutamate 5-kinase, with amino-acid sequence MNMERHALSDKIRSAEKIVIKVGSARLSGPASEVNDFLFQLVSDIRYLRDLGKKVILVSSGAIARGRLLLNELPSSISAGDSLSEKQALAAMGQNRLVNLYDSFFSKVNLSIAQILFGVLDLESKEGYKNLKNTFTQLLKWGILPVVNENDSVATEEVKFGDNDMLSALVSLIVEADLLIILTGVDGFLKDGETVPFLKKIGKEDLDLAGGPSGPGTGGMFTKLKSAALLSEAGVPTAILNGNKMHVIREFLDHNSVGTLIAPSGNRIFSEEDVKEIIRKNKNGNGGNHL; translated from the coding sequence TTGAATATGGAACGCCATGCACTTTCGGACAAAATTCGTTCTGCGGAAAAGATCGTAATCAAGGTCGGATCTGCGAGACTTTCAGGACCGGCATCGGAAGTGAACGACTTTCTCTTCCAACTTGTCAGCGATATCCGATATCTCAGAGACCTCGGTAAAAAAGTAATCCTGGTTTCTTCGGGCGCGATCGCTCGTGGAAGACTTTTGTTAAACGAACTTCCCTCTTCCATTTCTGCGGGAGATTCGCTTTCCGAAAAACAGGCTCTCGCGGCGATGGGTCAAAACCGACTCGTCAATCTCTACGATAGTTTTTTTTCAAAGGTCAACTTAAGCATCGCTCAAATTCTTTTCGGCGTGTTGGATCTCGAGTCTAAGGAAGGATATAAGAATCTCAAAAACACATTCACTCAGCTTTTAAAATGGGGAATCCTACCCGTAGTCAATGAAAACGATTCCGTCGCTACGGAAGAAGTCAAGTTCGGAGACAACGATATGCTTTCCGCGCTGGTGAGTCTGATCGTGGAAGCGGATCTTTTGATCATTCTCACTGGAGTGGACGGTTTTTTAAAAGACGGCGAGACGGTTCCATTCTTAAAAAAAATCGGAAAGGAAGATCTGGATCTCGCAGGCGGCCCGAGCGGCCCCGGAACCGGCGGAATGTTTACCAAATTGAAATCGGCAGCCCTGCTTTCGGAAGCCGGAGTTCCCACTGCGATCTTGAACGGAAATAAAATGCACGTGATTCGAGAATTCTTGGATCACAATTCGGTGGGAACCTTGATCGCACCTTCCGGAAATCGCATTTTCTCGGAAGAAGACGTAAAAGAAATCATCCGTAAAAATAAGAACGGAAACGGAGGAAATCATTTATGA
- a CDS encoding glutamate-5-semialdehyde dehydrogenase, with the protein MKEIEYVEGLCSKAKKASRTLKSLPSSLKNQILLDLANTLEKRKSEILSANELDLKEGKEKKLSSALMDRLLLNDKRIAAMSFALREIVALPDPVGEVVRGLTLPNGLELTTRRVPLGVVMVIYESRPNVTVDVGALSFKSGNACILRGGSEAFYSNSVLVKLFHEVLQKRNIDPAVITFVDKTDRSFMLPFFQQTSAIDIVVPRGGEALIRFVGEHSKIPVVKHDKGVCNLFIDQDADPEKVIPIVINSKVQRPGVCNATENLILHTGYPFRKELLEALAKEGVELLLDPPSLSLYPKGKPVKEEDYLEEFLDLRLSVKTVSSLEDALAFIEKTSSGHTEAIVTEDISTARIFTSSLDSAALFVNCSTRFHDGGEFGLGAEVGISTGKLHVRGPMGLVHLTTMTTYMIGNGQIRG; encoded by the coding sequence ATGAAAGAAATTGAATATGTAGAAGGTCTCTGTTCGAAAGCCAAAAAGGCCTCAAGAACTCTCAAATCTCTTCCGTCTTCTTTGAAAAATCAGATCCTTTTGGATCTCGCAAATACGTTAGAAAAACGGAAATCGGAAATTCTTTCCGCAAACGAATTGGATCTAAAAGAAGGAAAAGAAAAAAAACTTTCTTCCGCTCTTATGGACCGTCTTCTTTTAAATGATAAACGAATTGCGGCGATGTCTTTCGCGCTTCGTGAAATCGTCGCGTTACCCGATCCGGTAGGCGAAGTTGTTAGAGGTTTGACACTTCCGAACGGATTGGAGCTGACAACTCGAAGAGTTCCCCTCGGCGTCGTCATGGTGATTTACGAATCCCGTCCCAACGTTACCGTCGACGTGGGCGCTTTGTCCTTTAAATCCGGAAACGCATGTATTCTGCGAGGTGGGAGCGAAGCGTTTTACTCCAATTCCGTTTTAGTAAAGTTGTTTCATGAAGTTTTGCAAAAGAGAAATATCGATCCGGCCGTCATCACATTTGTGGATAAGACGGACAGATCCTTTATGCTTCCGTTCTTCCAGCAGACTTCCGCGATCGATATCGTGGTTCCGAGAGGCGGAGAGGCTCTGATCAGGTTTGTTGGCGAACATTCTAAAATTCCGGTCGTAAAACACGATAAAGGCGTTTGTAATCTGTTTATCGATCAGGATGCGGATCCGGAAAAAGTCATTCCGATCGTGATCAACTCCAAGGTGCAGAGACCCGGAGTTTGCAACGCAACGGAGAATTTAATTCTTCATACAGGTTATCCGTTTCGCAAAGAACTTTTGGAAGCACTCGCAAAAGAAGGGGTCGAACTACTACTCGATCCTCCATCCCTTTCTCTTTATCCAAAAGGAAAACCTGTAAAGGAAGAGGATTATCTGGAAGAATTTTTAGATTTAAGGCTTTCCGTAAAAACGGTTTCTTCTTTGGAAGACGCGTTAGCTTTCATTGAAAAGACTTCTTCTGGACATACGGAAGCGATCGTTACCGAGGATATTTCCACCGCCCGGATTTTTACGAGCTCTCTCGATTCGGCGGCTTTGTTTGTCAATTGTTCCACCCGCTTTCATGACGGCGGAGAATTCGGCTTGGGCGCTGAAGTGGGGATCTCCACCGGAAAACTTCACGTCCGAGGTCCGATGGGTTTGGTTCACCTTACCACTATGACTACGTATATGATCGGGAACGGACAAATCCGAGGTTAA
- the nadD gene encoding nicotinate (nicotinamide) nucleotide adenylyltransferase — protein MSEEKKILTGVFGGSFDPPHSGHTGILKSFFEEFPECKEVFLIPNRQNPLKGEKISSSENVLEMLNLFIQEFQNPIQILDIELQKKGPSYTVDTLRELKRSFPDREFLLLIGEDNYSTFHHWNDWEEILQSVLKVYVFRRYSEQIPLNENLNKHFLSFQFLKNRLVPVSSTELRDSFAKSILPIRIPKAILDYISKNRLYSS, from the coding sequence ATGTCCGAGGAAAAAAAAATCCTCACCGGAGTTTTCGGAGGCAGTTTTGATCCTCCCCATTCCGGTCATACTGGAATTCTAAAATCCTTTTTTGAAGAATTTCCGGAATGTAAGGAAGTTTTTCTCATCCCCAATCGTCAAAATCCGCTCAAGGGAGAGAAAATCTCCTCATCCGAAAATGTATTAGAAATGTTGAATCTGTTTATTCAGGAATTCCAAAATCCGATTCAAATACTCGACATAGAACTCCAAAAAAAAGGCCCCAGTTATACGGTGGATACACTTCGAGAATTGAAAAGATCTTTTCCGGATCGGGAATTTTTACTTTTGATCGGAGAGGACAATTATTCCACGTTTCATCACTGGAATGATTGGGAGGAAATTTTACAATCGGTTTTAAAAGTTTACGTTTTTAGAAGATACTCCGAACAAATCCCTCTCAATGAAAATCTAAACAAGCATTTTCTCAGCTTTCAATTTTTGAAAAACCGGCTCGTTCCCGTCAGCTCCACCGAATTGAGAGACTCGTTTGCCAAGTCCATTCTTCCCATACGGATTCCGAAAGCAATCTTAGACTATATTTCTAAGAATCGACTTTATTCAAGTTAA
- the murF gene encoding UDP-N-acetylmuramoyl-tripeptide--D-alanyl-D-alanine ligase produces the protein MKATFLYDPETIRNVLGSDSGIWTQNESLISSITTASSEAESNSLFVPLRGNRDGHEFIRDALSKGASYFLVETDHPIRKTFSQEEESKAIPVKDTLVALGSLAAFHRSRYNPIVIGVTGSSGKTTTKELLGNCLKNLGESALVVTEKNYNNEIGLPFTIFRITDRTRIAVCELGMNHKGEISRLTAIAKPDYAVITTIGTAHIEYLGSQKNIAKAKAEIVEGLPKGGKLFYPSAGEHSKVLKRKARRQGAKLVLCEPEKSFRILEKRSSGFLLEYKGQTIEWNLPGEKLLENLAVSVSCLETIGVPKEWIQEGIATFRSGNKRLDIQKGKYSVINDTYNANYESMISSLEVTDQLSDGKEFYAVLGDMKELGKHSSSFHKKLGKRCADFKNLKGLFTLGNDSQILQEEFLKRTSYPRFSKHFENTEEGLKELIHTFTETVPEGSIVLAKASRGIQLERFVDCLPV, from the coding sequence ATGAAGGCCACCTTCTTATACGATCCGGAAACAATCCGAAACGTCTTAGGATCCGATTCGGGAATCTGGACTCAAAACGAATCCTTAATCTCCAGCATTACTACCGCTTCGAGCGAAGCGGAGTCGAATTCCCTTTTTGTTCCGCTCCGGGGCAATCGGGACGGACATGAATTTATCCGGGACGCGCTTTCCAAAGGAGCTTCGTATTTCCTGGTCGAAACAGATCATCCGATCCGGAAAACGTTTTCTCAAGAGGAAGAATCCAAAGCGATCCCCGTGAAAGACACGTTAGTCGCTCTCGGAAGTCTCGCAGCCTTTCACCGTTCACGCTACAATCCGATCGTCATAGGAGTCACCGGCTCCAGCGGCAAAACCACGACCAAGGAACTCTTAGGAAATTGTCTGAAAAATTTAGGGGAATCTGCGTTAGTCGTAACCGAAAAGAATTACAACAACGAGATCGGTCTTCCTTTTACCATTTTTAGAATCACGGATCGGACCAGAATCGCGGTCTGTGAGTTGGGAATGAATCACAAAGGAGAAATCTCCCGTTTGACCGCGATCGCAAAACCGGACTATGCGGTGATCACCACCATCGGAACCGCTCATATCGAATATCTAGGAAGTCAAAAAAACATAGCGAAAGCCAAAGCGGAGATTGTAGAAGGACTCCCAAAAGGCGGAAAACTTTTTTATCCTAGTGCAGGGGAACATTCAAAAGTTCTAAAAAGAAAAGCGCGCAGACAGGGAGCGAAGCTGGTTCTTTGCGAACCCGAAAAATCGTTTCGCATCCTGGAAAAAAGATCCTCCGGTTTTCTCTTAGAATACAAAGGCCAAACCATAGAATGGAATCTTCCCGGTGAAAAACTCCTGGAAAATCTCGCAGTCTCCGTTTCCTGTCTCGAAACAATCGGAGTTCCCAAAGAATGGATCCAGGAAGGAATTGCAACGTTTCGATCCGGAAATAAACGTCTCGACATACAGAAAGGAAAGTATTCCGTCATCAACGATACGTACAACGCAAATTACGAATCCATGATATCCTCTTTAGAGGTAACGGATCAGCTTTCCGATGGAAAGGAATTTTATGCGGTTCTCGGAGATATGAAAGAACTGGGAAAACATTCTTCTTCATTTCATAAAAAACTCGGTAAACGCTGTGCAGATTTTAAAAACTTAAAGGGTCTTTTTACTCTTGGAAACGATTCTCAAATTCTCCAGGAGGAATTTTTGAAACGGACGTCCTATCCACGATTTTCAAAACACTTTGAAAATACCGAGGAGGGTTTGAAAGAATTGATCCATACTTTTACCGAAACCGTTCCGGAAGGTTCGATCGTTTTAGCAAAAGCCTCTCGCGGAATTCAACTGGAACGCTTCGTTGACTGCCTTCCGGTTTAG
- the purE gene encoding 5-(carboxyamino)imidazole ribonucleotide mutase, translated as MSAKVAIIMGSHSDWETMKEAELILREFGVEIHKEIISAHRSPELMLEFSKAAKQSGYSVIIAGAGGAAHLPGMVASLTTLPVLGVPVQSKSLNGLDSLLSIVQMPGGIPVGTLAIGTAGAKNAGLLAVRILALQNSDLAEKLERYRDRIREEALSKNKDLL; from the coding sequence TTGAGCGCAAAAGTGGCAATCATTATGGGCAGTCATTCCGATTGGGAAACGATGAAAGAAGCAGAACTGATTTTAAGAGAATTCGGTGTTGAAATTCATAAAGAAATTATTTCCGCTCATAGATCTCCCGAACTCATGTTAGAATTTTCTAAAGCAGCAAAACAATCCGGTTATTCAGTGATCATAGCGGGAGCCGGCGGAGCGGCTCATCTTCCCGGAATGGTGGCTTCCTTAACCACATTACCCGTTCTTGGAGTTCCGGTTCAAAGCAAATCCTTGAACGGCTTAGACAGTCTTCTTTCCATCGTACAAATGCCCGGAGGCATTCCGGTCGGAACTCTCGCAATCGGAACTGCGGGAGCAAAAAACGCGGGACTACTCGCGGTGAGAATTCTCGCGCTTCAAAATTCCGACCTTGCCGAAAAATTGGAACGATATCGCGATCGAATCCGAGAAGAAGCTCTTTCCAAAAACAAGGATCTTCTGTGA
- a CDS encoding 5-(carboxyamino)imidazole ribonucleotide synthase, protein MTQNKILLPGSKLGVMGAGQLARMFALEAITSGYEVHVFSPERNSPAFGVGAKETVAEYENREKLLSFLKNINALTFEFENIPEAALSVIEEFSGKSSLNVFPSPNCIRIAQNRWKEKNAFRNAGIPTVNFYPVFTEEDKNTVASKVQYPCILKTNTMGYDGKGQIKCKTKEELISALSSLKELNHIVEEFFSFTSEASVILARFENGKILNFRPSENIHKNHILDLTFHPGNFSDEIQDRLVFYATKLAETIDYIGVFGIEFFIKDDQILCNEFAPRPHNSGHFSQNSGGLSQFDLQLKTLCNLPAPEKITSNPVTMKNILGEDYKPDSPLWNRALSDPEYRLHLYGKSEARPGRKMGHWNYSGPNPQTAFQDWE, encoded by the coding sequence GTGACCCAAAATAAAATTCTTCTTCCGGGTTCCAAACTCGGAGTCATGGGAGCGGGACAACTCGCGAGAATGTTCGCTCTGGAAGCGATTACCTCCGGATATGAGGTTCACGTCTTTTCACCGGAGCGAAATTCTCCGGCATTCGGAGTCGGCGCCAAGGAGACCGTTGCGGAATATGAGAACCGGGAAAAGCTCTTATCATTCTTAAAAAACATAAACGCTCTTACATTCGAATTTGAGAATATTCCGGAAGCTGCACTTTCCGTCATAGAAGAATTTTCCGGAAAATCCTCTCTCAACGTTTTTCCTTCTCCGAACTGTATCCGAATTGCGCAGAACCGTTGGAAGGAAAAAAACGCGTTTCGTAACGCTGGAATTCCCACGGTAAATTTTTATCCGGTTTTTACGGAAGAGGATAAAAACACCGTTGCTTCAAAGGTTCAATATCCTTGCATCTTAAAAACGAATACGATGGGTTATGACGGAAAAGGACAGATTAAGTGCAAAACCAAAGAAGAGCTTATTTCCGCTCTTTCTTCTCTGAAAGAACTCAATCATATCGTTGAGGAATTTTTTTCGTTTACGTCCGAAGCCTCGGTCATTCTCGCTAGATTTGAAAACGGTAAAATTCTGAATTTTCGTCCGTCTGAGAATATTCATAAAAATCATATCTTGGATCTTACGTTTCATCCCGGAAATTTTTCGGATGAGATTCAAGATCGGCTCGTCTTCTATGCAACGAAGTTAGCAGAAACGATCGATTACATCGGAGTTTTTGGAATCGAATTTTTTATCAAGGACGATCAAATTCTCTGCAACGAATTCGCTCCAAGGCCGCACAACTCGGGACATTTCAGTCAAAATTCGGGAGGCCTTTCCCAATTTGATCTGCAGCTCAAAACTCTTTGCAATCTTCCGGCGCCTGAAAAAATCACATCCAATCCTGTGACGATGAAAAACATTCTCGGTGAAGATTATAAACCCGATTCTCCCCTCTGGAATCGCGCGCTTTCCGATCCGGAGTATCGTCTGCATCTTTATGGGAAATCGGAAGCAAGACCGGGAAGAAAGATGGGACACTGGAATTATTCAGGCCCGAATCCGCAAACCGCATTTCAAGACTGGGAATAA